One genomic window of bacterium includes the following:
- a CDS encoding type II asparaginase, whose protein sequence is MDTMSRLALLVAALAAALVPASAQAVPAAPAAPPRPRVAILATGGTIAGSGASSTTTVGYKAATAPVEQLVAALPELREAADVRAEQVFQLASENITPAHWLALARRAGELLARPDVDGVVVTHGTDTLEETAYFLDLVLKSEKPVVLVGAMRPPTALSADGPLNLYNAVRLAGVPEARGRGVLVCLNDEINAARDATKTNRGTLGTFRAPELGFLGYMVGGKPVFLRATARRHTTNSEFDVAGLDALPRVEIVTAYAGAGRWAVDAAIAAGAKGIVFAGVGNGSVPLDARPALAEARRRGIVVVRSSRVPEGVVARNGEVDDDAFDFVASGALSPQKARVLLTLALTKTTDAREVQRIFDEY, encoded by the coding sequence ATGGACACCATGTCGCGCCTCGCGCTCCTCGTCGCCGCGCTCGCCGCGGCCCTCGTCCCCGCCTCCGCGCAGGCCGTTCCGGCCGCGCCCGCCGCGCCGCCGCGGCCGCGCGTCGCGATCCTCGCCACCGGCGGGACGATCGCCGGCAGCGGCGCGAGCAGCACGACGACCGTCGGCTACAAGGCCGCGACCGCCCCGGTCGAGCAGCTCGTCGCCGCCCTCCCCGAGCTGCGGGAGGCGGCCGACGTCCGCGCCGAGCAGGTCTTCCAGCTCGCGAGCGAGAACATAACGCCCGCCCACTGGCTCGCGCTCGCGCGCCGCGCCGGCGAACTGCTCGCGCGCCCGGACGTGGACGGCGTCGTGGTGACCCACGGCACCGACACGCTCGAGGAGACGGCCTACTTCCTCGACCTCGTCCTCAAGAGCGAGAAGCCGGTCGTGCTCGTCGGCGCGATGCGCCCGCCGACGGCCCTCTCCGCCGACGGTCCGCTCAACCTGTACAACGCCGTGCGGCTCGCCGGGGTTCCCGAGGCGCGGGGCCGCGGCGTCCTCGTCTGCCTCAACGACGAGATCAACGCCGCGCGCGACGCGACGAAGACCAACCGCGGCACGCTCGGGACGTTCCGCGCGCCGGAGCTCGGCTTCCTCGGCTACATGGTCGGGGGGAAGCCGGTCTTCCTGCGCGCGACCGCGCGGCGGCACACCACGAACTCGGAGTTCGACGTCGCGGGGCTCGACGCCCTGCCGCGGGTCGAGATCGTGACCGCCTACGCCGGCGCGGGGCGCTGGGCGGTCGACGCCGCGATCGCGGCCGGCGCGAAGGGGATCGTCTTCGCCGGCGTCGGAAACGGCAGCGTGCCGCTCGACGCGCGCCCGGCGCTCGCCGAAGCGCGGCGCCGCGGGATCGTCGTCGTCCGCTCGTCGCGCGTCCCCGAAGGGGTCGTCGCGCGCAACGGCGAGGTGGACGACGACGCCTTCGACTTCGTCGCCAGCGGGGCGCTCTCGCCGCAGAAGGCGCGCGTGCTGCTGACGCTCGCGCTGACCAAGACGACCGACGCGCGCGAGGTGCAGCGGATCTTCGACGAGTACTGA